A stretch of DNA from Streptomyces rubradiris:
CGTGCGACGGCGCGGGCCCCTCCTGATGGAAGGGCCCGTGGAAGTCGAACTGGAGGACGGGACCACGGTTCGGTCGGACCGGTTCCGTGTCGCTCTGTGTACCTGTCGGCGCAGCCGCCGTTACCCCTGGTGCGACACGAGTCACCGGCGCAGAGCGGACCCGCCGCGTTGAAACCGTACGTTTTTCGCCGCTCCCCGGACGGCCCCCCACGGACCGGCCGGGGAGCGGCTGTGTTGCCCGGAGCCGGCGGGCGGCCCCACTCCGCCCGCCTGCCCCGGTGCGAGATCGCAGGTTCCCCGTGCCCAGGGGCCGCACTCCCCAGTTGCGGGCCTGATCCGGCGTTCACGGGGTTCCATGCGATCCCGGTCCTAGAACGCGAAGAGGCTGCCGCCCACGGCATCCCTCATGCACGCGTTGTCGAACGTGTGCTCGTAGGAGAGGCGCTGCCCCTGCCAGACGCCCTGGAGCGTGACCACGACCGGGTTGTACTCCTTGGTGCACATCACGCCGTCGGCGGGCTTGAGGGCGTCGAGGTCGCCATCGAGGCCGCGCAGTTCGGCGCAGGCCTCAGCCGGGGCGGGGTGGGTGCCGGAGGCAGTGGGCGCGCAGCTCAGGGTGACGGCGCGCTCCGGAGTGGCCGTGGCCGCGTCGTCGCCGTGGCCGGTGGTGAGCACCAGTGCCGAGGGGGCGTAGAGCGACGACGGGGCGGCGCCCGGTGCGGCGACGGCGGCCCCGGTCAGGGGTCCGCAAACGGCGGCGGCCGTGAGGCCGAGGGCCGCTGCCCAGCGCGCGGTGTTCCGCATTGTGTGCATCCTTCCGCTCGAACAGACGGGTTGCCGGCTCCAGCCCGGTCGGGTGCCGGAGCGGCGTGCGCCACTCTGCCGAGTCCACCGCCGAAACTCACATCGAACCCATGGGTTTCAGTAACCTTTCGTGTTGAATCAGTGGCGTGAAGTCACGGAATTCGAACGGCGGGAGCCCGTAACAGAGCGGTTCCCCGGTCCTGGGGCGAGCTGGATGGCCGAAAATCAGCGCGTCGTTAATCGTCCTGAAACATTCCGATCCCGCCCGCCCGGAGACCCTTCATGACTCCGCGTGTTCATGAAGTGATCATCGCGTGGACGGTTCCCGTCCGGCCGGGGCACGGGACG
This window harbors:
- a CDS encoding CDGSH iron-sulfur domain-containing protein produces the protein MPNDPSDSAPGEPGAPAAPARRVTVRRRGPLLMEGPVEVELEDGTTVRSDRFRVALCTCRRSRRYPWCDTSHRRRADPPR
- a CDS encoding subtilase-type protease inhibitor; the encoded protein is MRNTARWAAALGLTAAAVCGPLTGAAVAAPGAAPSSLYAPSALVLTTGHGDDAATATPERAVTLSCAPTASGTHPAPAEACAELRGLDGDLDALKPADGVMCTKEYNPVVVTLQGVWQGQRLSYEHTFDNACMRDAVGGSLFAF